CACTGATCGACCTGTCCGAACGTGTCAGCGGAAGACCGGTCACCCTGTTGGGCGGCCACCGCCAATTCCAAGGGGACGAGTACTTCACCCTGGTGGCCGGCGAAAATTACCGGTACCTGGACGTGTCCGCGCTGGTCATCCCAGCGATGGACGCCTGGACGCACGGCGCCAGCACCCACCTGCTGCAGGAACTGATCGTGGACAGGGCTCTCGCCATGCACGGGCTTGACCTGACCGCCACGGACCTGCGGCGGCGACTTCCCGGCATCCCCGGGTCTCCCTCCCAGGTAGCCGGGTTGGAGACGAAGCCGTCCGGGCAGTGGATCTGGGAAGAGGTCTGGGACATCCTGAAACGGGAGCCGAGCAACCCGAACTACCTGAATCCGGTGCTGCGGCCGTTCACGGGGGATCTCGACGCGCCACTCACCGCGGTGGATCCGGACTGGGCCGCGAGGCGTGCCGAACTGCTGGAGAAAGGCGTCTATTTGAAGGATCCGCGAGAGCGGCGAAAGTTGTACCGGATCGGCCGATGAAACGACCCGGTGTGGGATGCTGCGCGGCATGCTGGAGACCGCTCGCCTCGCCGGATTCTTCGCTGCCCACGGGCTGTGGTCCGTTGCGGACGGCGGCCCGCTGACGCCGCTGCTCGGTTTCGACAAGCCGGACGGCGGGCGCGGCATGACCCGCTACGCCGCCCCCGAGCTGGAGATCGGCGTCAAGGCCGGGCAGGACGCCCTCGCCGCGAACCCGGACGGGGCGGTGCGCGCGGCCCTGGTCTACGACGCCTTCCTGCACCTGCCGTCCGGCCGGATCGACGCCCTGGTGATCGAGGCCGTCGAGTACGGCCCGCAGGAGCGGATCCTGCGGATGGGTGTCCCCTACCGCCCGGAGCCGTTCGCCGTGTACCGGCCGAAGTTCCTCGAGGTCACCGGCGTCGACCGGCCGGACTGGGCGGTCCTCGGCGGGGCCTTCTTCGAGGGCGTCGACTCGCACGAGCAGGCCGCCGCGATCTGGAACGCGCACCTCGGCGAGTCACTCTGACCGGCGGCGCCGGGTGGTCGCGGTCAGCACCAGGCCGAGGGCGATCAGGGTCGCGCCCGAGCAAGCCGACGAGACCCACTGACCGCGGAAGCCGGCCCTGGCCAGGCTCCCCGAGTCGTCCCGGCGCTCGACCGGGGCGGGTGACGGCGACGCGGCCCGGGCGGGCATCGGTGACAGCGCGAGCAGGCAGACCAGCACAGCGACGAGCCTCATGTCCGGCTCAACGCCGGAAGTCACCCGATCGGCGCGGGCAGCGAGGTGGCGAGCTGGGCGCGGCTGCTCACCGACAGCTTCTGGAAGATGTGGGTCAGGTGGGTCTCCACCGTCCGCCGGGTCACGAACAGCTGGTCGGCGATCTCCCGGTTGCTGTGCCCGAGCGCCGCCAGCACCGCCACCCGGTGTTCGGCCGGGGTGAGCGCGCCCGGCCCGGTCGTCACGCTGCGCCGCGGGCGACCGCCGGCCGCCAGCAGCTCCTGCCGGGCTCGGCCGCCGATCAGCCGCATCCCACCGCGATCGGCCAGCTCCAGCGCCCGGACCAGCGGCTCCCGGGCCGCGGCCCGCTGGTTGGCCCGGCGCAGGGCGGCGCCGAGCTCGACCAGGACCCGGGCGTGCTCGAGCTGGGCCGGTGAGCCGGCGAGCAGGTGCGCGGCCTGGGTGAGCAGCGGCACCGCCTCGGCCGGGCCGACCGTGCGGGCCAACGCGCGCAGGCCGGCGCCGCGCGGGCCGGGCAGCCCGACCCGGGCGGCCAGGTCCAGGTGTTCCTCGGCGAGACGCCGGGCGGCGGTGAGGTCGCCGAGCGCCGCGAGGGCGGCGCTGTCGTCGACGCGCCAGGCGGCGAACCCGGCGGTCGTCACGCCGAGCGCCTGCCAGGTCTCCGCCGCCGCGAGCAGGTCGGTGTGCGCGTCGGCCGGGCGGTGCCGGGCCAGCCAGAGCCGCGCCCGGCGTTCCAGCAGCATGGCGGTGCGCAGCTTGCCCGGCACCGGCTCGTCTGCCCCGGTCCGGCGGGCCGCCGCCAGGGCCGCTTCGGCGCCGTCCAGGTCGTCCGCCTCCACCAGCGCGTCCAGGAGCGGGAACAGTGTCCACACCAGGCCGGACGCGGGCGGGTTGGCGAGCTTGAACTCGAACGCGTACCGGCCGTCGGTGACCGCCTCCCGGACCCGCCCGGCCTGCACCAGCGCATGTGCCCGGACGAAGCTGCCGTGGGCGAGCGCGGTCATCCACCCGCGCGGCCGGGCCACGTCGATCAGCTCGTCGCACAGCGCCCGTACGGCGTCCAGCTCCTCCACCGCCGCCAGGTCGAACTTCAGGAACGTCGCGAGCAGCGAGTCACTCTCCACGTCGAGCGCCGTCCGCAGCAGGGCGATCGCCTCGGCCGCCGGTCGTCCGTCACAGATCGCCCGGTGCGCGCGGTGCACGGCCCAGAACCGCTGCCCACCGCCCCGGTCCGTGCGGTCCCGGGCGTCGGCCACCTCGGCGGCGTCCAGCCACGCGTTGCAGACCAGTTCACCTTCGAGACGTTCGAGCAGCTCCGGGTCGGCGCCGGCGCCCCGGGCCAGCACCCGCCGGGACAGGTCCAGCGCCTCCTCGGCATATCCGGCCAGGCCCAGCGCCCGGGCGCCGGCCAGCCCGATCCTGGCCCGCTGCTCCGGGTCGGCGGCCAGGCCGACGGCGTCGGCGAGCAGGTCGTACGCCTGTGGCTTCTCCTGCTCGGCGATGACCAGGCCGAGCTGGCCCAGCAGCTCCGCCTCGTCGTAGGTGGCGATCGGCGGCTCGGCCAGCGCCCGCCGCAGGAAGGTCGCCGCGTTCTGCGGGGCGCCGCGCCGCCAGGCCCGGTCGGCGGCGGTCCGCAGCGCCGTGACGGTCTCCGGTTCCCCGGCCGGCTCGGTGCGCAGCAGGTGCAGCGCGACCGTCTCCGGGTCGGCCCGTCCGGTGGTGAGCAGCCGCGCCGCCCGGGCATGCCACAGGGCGCGCTCGCCGGCCGGAAGTCCGTTGTAGAGGGCCGCCTCGACCAGCGGGTGCACCAGCGCGTAGCCGTCCGCGCCGCCCTCGACCAGGCCGGCGCCGCGCAGCCGGTCGGCGAGCCGGCAGGCCCGCTCCTGATCGAGCTGGGCCAGGTCGCGGGCGTGCCGCAGTTTCGCCCCGCGCCCGAGCACGGCGAATGCCCGGGCCAGCTCCGCGGTCCCGGCCGGCAGCCGGGCCAGCTGCCGGTCCACCGCGCGGGCCACCTGCTCCGGGCCGAAGCCGCTGAGCCCGGCCGCCACAGCGTCGGTCGGCTCGACCCGCTCGGCGAGCAGGTGGTCGAGCAGCGCGCCGAGCAGGAACGGGTTCCCGGCGGTGGCGGCGTGGCAGGCCTGGGCGAACGCCGGCCCGGCCGCGGGCAGCCGATCCCGCACGATGGTCCGCACGGTGGCCGGCGCGAGCGGGCTGGGCCGCACCGGCGCGCCGGCCGCGGCGAGCAGCTCGGCGAGCAGGTCCGGTTCGGCCGGCGGCTCACCGGAGCGGACCGCGCACAGGATGCCCAGCGGCAGGCTGCCCAGACGCCGGGTGAGCTGGCCGAGCCAGCGCAGCGACGGCGCGTCCGCCCAGTGCACGTCGTCGACCAGCAGCAGGGTGGCGACGCGGGCGGCGAGACCGCAGGTCAGCCAGGTCAGCCCGTGCGCGGCGGCGTGCATGGCGTCGCCGGTCGGCGCCGGGGTGGCCCCGTCGTCGTCGAGCGCGCGGCGGGCCGGCGCGGCCGCGCCGACGGCCAGGGTGTCCCACTCCGGGCTTTGCCGGACCGGGGCGAACAGCTGCCGGGCGATCCCCCAACCGGCGTCGCGTTCCAGCGGGCCGCCCCACGCGGAGAGCACCCGCAGCCCGGCGGCGGCCGCGCCGTAGCCGGCCGCGGCCAGCAGACTCGACTTGCCGATCCCGGCCGGGCCCTCCACGACGATCACGGCGCCGGTCCCGGATCGCACCTGAGCGACCCGGTGGTCGAGCATCGCCAGCTCCGCGTCGCGTTGCAACAGCACGCGCGGCATGCCGCCGACCGTACGTCGTGGTCCCGACACGCGAAACCTCGTGGTCGGATCCACGATTCAACGCATCCGGGAAATCCGCAGCATCAGGACATGGAAACCACCGATTACGCATTGGGCCGCACGGCCGAGGAATACGAACGCGTCCGGGCGCAGGCCCGGCTCTGGGAGCCCGACACCGCTCGGCTGCTCGACCGTCTCGGCGTCGGCGCCGGGGCACGCTGCCTGGACGCCGGTTGCGGTCCGGGTGAGACGATGCGCCACCTGAAGGATCGGGTCGGCCCGCACGGCACGGTGACCGGGCTCGACCTGGACACCGGGATGGCGGCGGCCGCCGAGGCCTACACCGGCTGCCGGGTGCTGATCCACGACGTCACCAAGGACGAGCCGATCCCCGGCGGCCCTTACAACCTGGTCTACGCGCGGCTGCTGCTGTTCCACACGCCGGATCAGGAGGCGGCGCTGGCCCGGCTCTGGGCGGCGGTCGGGCCCGGCGGGCACCTGCTGGTGCAGGACTACGACCTGCGTACGGTCGGCGTGGTGCCCTCGCTCGACATCGCCGAGCGGATGAGCGGCGTGGTGACGCAGGCGTTCGGGGCGGCCGGGTGCGACGTGCGGGCCGGCAGCCGGTTGCCGTACCTGATGGCCCGGGCCGGGATCGGCGCGCCGGACGGCACCGACGTCGCCGGACGGCTCGTCCCGGCCGCGGCCGGCACCCCGATCCTGGAAAGCGTCTACCGCAGCCTGCTGCCGGTCGCCATCGCCAACGGCATCACCACCCCGGCCGAGTCGGAGCGCTCGATCGCGACGCTGCACGCCGAGACCGCTGCGCACCCGGACCGGCACGTGCTGCTGCCGCTGCTCAACGGGGCCTGGAAGAAGAAATGACCGACACTCTGGACGTCGAACGGGTCCGCGCGCACTTCGACTTCGCGCGGACCGGGCGGGTGGTCACCAACAACGCCGCCAGCACCCAGCCGCCGCGGGAGCTGGTCGAGCTGTACCGGGACCTGGTCCCCTGGTACGAGAACGTGCACCGGGGCCAGTCCGCCGCCTCCCTGTACACCACCGAGCTGTTCGAGACGGCGCACGACACCATCGCCGACTGGCTCGGCGCACCCGACCGGACCTGGCCGCGGTCCGCCGGGTCGCGGCCGGCAGCGGGTACCGCCAGCCGACCGGCGAGTGCCGGTCACTGCTGCTGGTCGACGCCGCGCAGCTGGTGCCGTCCGCGGCGGTCGACGTGCGGGCGCTCGGCGTGGACTTCCTGGCCTTCTCGTTCCACAAGCTGCTCGCGCCGTTCGGGTCCGGGGTCCTCTACGGCCGCGCCGACCTGCTCCAGGCGGCACTTCCTTTTCTGTACGGCGGGGACATGGTCGCCGAGGGTGGCGTCACCGCCGGGCACGTCACCTACAACCGGCTGCCGTGGAAGTACGCGGCCGGCACCCCGAACGTCCTCGGCGTGATCGTCTCGGCCCAGGCGCTGCGGCTGCTGGCCGACCTGGTCGTCCCCGCGTCGCGCGGGTACTTCCGCAGCAACCGGCCGCTGCCGCGGAGCACGATCGAGGAGACGATGCGGCGGGTCGGGTCGCACACCCGCGACTTGACCGCGCGAGCGCTGGATGCCGTACGCCACATCGACGGCCTGATCCTGCACGGCCCGGACCACGCGGCGGACCGTGCCCCGCTGATCGCCTTCAACCTGGTCGGGCGCAGCCCGGCGAGCGTGGCCGAGGCCCTGGACCGGCACGGCGTGGAGTCCCGGGCCGGCTGCCACTGCGCGACCCTGGCGCACCACGCGCTCGGCCTCGACCCGCCGGCCAGCTGCCGGCTGAGCTTCGCCGTCTACAACACCGTCGAGGACGTCGATCGCGCGACCGGCGCCCTGCACCGCGTCAGTCGAGCTGGACGCGGTCCATTAGCCCGGCTGCGGTGAACGCCTTGACCAGCGCGTCGTGGCCCTCGGTGAAGTGCGCCCAGCTGTTGAAGTGCACCAGCACGATCTGCTGGGCGCCGAGGATCCGGGCGGCCTCGGCGGCCTGCTCGCTGTCCAGGGTGAGCAGTGCGCCGTCGAACAGCCCGGTGCGCACCGCGCCCGCGAAGATCAGCGCGGTGCCGATCGGGCCGAACCGCTCGGCGATCTCCTCGACCCGCTCCAGCGACGCGTTGTCGCCGCTGACGTAAACCGGCTGCGATCCGTCGGCGGTCAGAACAAAACCGGTCACCTCGCCGGTGATCGGCTCGCAGCCCTCCGGGCCGTGCCGGGCCGGGACGGCGGTCACGGTCACCGCGCCCAGCGTGATCGACTCCCAGGGTGCCAGGCCGCGGGCGGTGCCGCCGAGCCGCTGCGCGCCGTCCGGGGTGGTCAGGGTGAGCGGCACGTCGGCGAGGAGGGCGCGGCCGGAGTCGTCCAGGTTGTCGGCGTGCTGGTCGTGCGAGAGCAGGACCGCGTCGATCGGCTGGTCGGGGCGGCCGGACGACGGCGCGAGCTTGGTCAGCTTGGTGCCGCTCGGGGAGACGTAGTCACCGGGCTCGTCGAATGTCGGGTCGGTGAGAAAGCGCAGGCCACCGTATTCGAAGAGCGCGGTCGGGCCACCGAACGTCTGCACAGTGATCATGTCAACCTCACGGATAGATGTGCTGTCATCCGTGAGGCTAGTTGTTTGTCACGGATAAGCGCAAGGCGTACCGTGAGGTTCGTGATCGACAGGGCACCCGGCGCGGACCTGCACCCCGGCCTCGACGTGGCCAACAGCCGCCTGGCCATCCCCGGGCAGCCGGCGCTCGACCTGCTGGAGAGCCCCGAGGCGGCCACCCGGTGGCTGATCGATCGCGGACTCGCTCCGGCCGACGCCGTGCTGCACGAGATCTGCGCGGAGCGGCTGCGGGACATGCGGGCGCGGATCCGGGAGCTGTTCGAGGCGCACGTGCGGCAGACCGCTCCCCCGCCGGCCGCGCTCGCCGCGATCAACGCGGCGATGACCCGGGTGCCGACCGCCGCCGAGCTGCGCTGGGATCCGGATCGAGGGCTGCACCGGGCGACGCCACACCCGACCGATCAGGTGGTGGACCGGGCGCTCGGCGTGCTCGCGGCTGACGTGGCCGACCTGCTGACCAGCGCGGAGGCTTCCCGGCTGGCCGCCTGCGACTCGCCTCCGTGCGTGCGGTTCCTGCTGCGTGGCGGTCGGCGGCAGTGGTGCTCGGTGCGCTGCGGCGACCGGGCCCGGGCCGCGCGCGCCTACGCCCGGAAATCTCACTGACCGCTTGCGCCTCACGCGACGTCAGGCTGGATAGTCCTCGGTGTGGCAGAGCACCTGACCGTGGGCCGCGTCGCGGAGCTGACCGGCGTCAGCGTCCGCACCCTGCACCACTACGACGAGATCGGCCTCGTGCACCCGTCCGCCCGGACACCGGCCGGATACCGGGCCTACGCGGCGGCCGACGTGGAGCGGCTGCGGGAGGTGCTCGCCTATCGGCGGCTGGGCTTCGCGCTGCGCGAGATCGCGGACCTGGTCGACGACCCGGCCGTCGACGCGATCGGCCGGCTGCACCGGCTGCGCGGCCTGGTGCTGGACCGGCGCGACCGGGCGGCGGCCATGGTGACGGCCATCGACCGGGAACTTCAGGCCCGGGCAATGGGGATCGAGACGACACCGGAGGAGAAGCTCACGATGATCGGCGCGCAGCTCTACGACACCATCGGGTCCGCCTACCCGGCGACGCGGCGGACCGAGCCGCGGATCGCCGCGCGGGTCTGGGACGCGCTCGGCGACGCCCGGACGGTCCTCAACGTGGGGGCCGGCACCGGCAACTACGAGCCGGTCGACCGCGAGGTCACGGCGGTGGAACCATCGGCGGTGATGCGGGCCCAGCGCCCGGTCGGCGCGGCGCCGTGCGTGGCCGCAGGCGCGGAGCGGCTGCCGTTCGAGGACCAGTCGTTCGACGCCGCGATGGCGTTCAGCACCGTTCATCACTGGCACGATCCGATCGCCGGGCTGCGCGA
Above is a genomic segment from Actinoplanes ianthinogenes containing:
- a CDS encoding MBL fold metallo-hydrolase, yielding MITVQTFGGPTALFEYGGLRFLTDPTFDEPGDYVSPSGTKLTKLAPSSGRPDQPIDAVLLSHDQHADNLDDSGRALLADVPLTLTTPDGAQRLGGTARGLAPWESITLGAVTVTAVPARHGPEGCEPITGEVTGFVLTADGSQPVYVSGDNASLERVEEIAERFGPIGTALIFAGAVRTGLFDGALLTLDSEQAAEAARILGAQQIVLVHFNSWAHFTEGHDALVKAFTAAGLMDRVQLD
- a CDS encoding CGNR zinc finger domain-containing protein; translated protein: MRFVIDRAPGADLHPGLDVANSRLAIPGQPALDLLESPEAATRWLIDRGLAPADAVLHEICAERLRDMRARIRELFEAHVRQTAPPPAALAAINAAMTRVPTAAELRWDPDRGLHRATPHPTDQVVDRALGVLAADVADLLTSAEASRLAACDSPPCVRFLLRGGRRQWCSVRCGDRARAARAYARKSH
- a CDS encoding MerR family transcriptional regulator; amino-acid sequence: MAEHLTVGRVAELTGVSVRTLHHYDEIGLVHPSARTPAGYRAYAAADVERLREVLAYRRLGFALREIADLVDDPAVDAIGRLHRLRGLVLDRRDRAAAMVTAIDRELQARAMGIETTPEEKLTMIGAQLYDTIGSAYPATRRTEPRIAARVWDALGDARTVLNVGAGTGNYEPVDREVTAVEPSAVMRAQRPVGAAPCVAAGAERLPFEDQSFDAAMAFSTVHHWHDPIAGLREMRRVARRVVVFTHDASEAGWLRRFWLTRDYLPEAGTLVRGRPPVERLAEEIGARIEPVLIPWDCADGFFEAYWRQPEAYLEERVRRAVSIWTRVGPEAERRAVAGLRDDLASGRWAERNRELLALDAAELGLRLLVAT
- a CDS encoding aminotransferase class V-fold PLP-dependent enzyme; translated protein: MPSAAVDVRALGVDFLAFSFHKLLAPFGSGVLYGRADLLQAALPFLYGGDMVAEGGVTAGHVTYNRLPWKYAAGTPNVLGVIVSAQALRLLADLVVPASRGYFRSNRPLPRSTIEETMRRVGSHTRDLTARALDAVRHIDGLILHGPDHAADRAPLIAFNLVGRSPASVAEALDRHGVESRAGCHCATLAHHALGLDPPASCRLSFAVYNTVEDVDRATGALHRVSRAGRGPLARLR
- a CDS encoding ATP-binding protein, giving the protein MPRVLLQRDAELAMLDHRVAQVRSGTGAVIVVEGPAGIGKSSLLAAAGYGAAAAGLRVLSAWGGPLERDAGWGIARQLFAPVRQSPEWDTLAVGAAAPARRALDDDGATPAPTGDAMHAAAHGLTWLTCGLAARVATLLLVDDVHWADAPSLRWLGQLTRRLGSLPLGILCAVRSGEPPAEPDLLAELLAAAGAPVRPSPLAPATVRTIVRDRLPAAGPAFAQACHAATAGNPFLLGALLDHLLAERVEPTDAVAAGLSGFGPEQVARAVDRQLARLPAGTAELARAFAVLGRGAKLRHARDLAQLDQERACRLADRLRGAGLVEGGADGYALVHPLVEAALYNGLPAGERALWHARAARLLTTGRADPETVALHLLRTEPAGEPETVTALRTAADRAWRRGAPQNAATFLRRALAEPPIATYDEAELLGQLGLVIAEQEKPQAYDLLADAVGLAADPEQRARIGLAGARALGLAGYAEEALDLSRRVLARGAGADPELLERLEGELVCNAWLDAAEVADARDRTDRGGGQRFWAVHRAHRAICDGRPAAEAIALLRTALDVESDSLLATFLKFDLAAVEELDAVRALCDELIDVARPRGWMTALAHGSFVRAHALVQAGRVREAVTDGRYAFEFKLANPPASGLVWTLFPLLDALVEADDLDGAEAALAAARRTGADEPVPGKLRTAMLLERRARLWLARHRPADAHTDLLAAAETWQALGVTTAGFAAWRVDDSAALAALGDLTAARRLAEEHLDLAARVGLPGPRGAGLRALARTVGPAEAVPLLTQAAHLLAGSPAQLEHARVLVELGAALRRANQRAAAREPLVRALELADRGGMRLIGGRARQELLAAGGRPRRSVTTGPGALTPAEHRVAVLAALGHSNREIADQLFVTRRTVETHLTHIFQKLSVSSRAQLATSLPAPIG
- a CDS encoding class I SAM-dependent methyltransferase, translating into METTDYALGRTAEEYERVRAQARLWEPDTARLLDRLGVGAGARCLDAGCGPGETMRHLKDRVGPHGTVTGLDLDTGMAAAAEAYTGCRVLIHDVTKDEPIPGGPYNLVYARLLLFHTPDQEAALARLWAAVGPGGHLLVQDYDLRTVGVVPSLDIAERMSGVVTQAFGAAGCDVRAGSRLPYLMARAGIGAPDGTDVAGRLVPAAAGTPILESVYRSLLPVAIANGITTPAESERSIATLHAETAAHPDRHVLLPLLNGAWKKK